A genomic stretch from Prochlorococcus marinus str. MIT 9312 includes:
- a CDS encoding SRPBCC family protein, with translation MGTWLKHDVITVVNAPLENVWNTWSDLDSMSLWMSWIESVKTVDEETTTLPDLTEWTLAANGFKFKWKAQITERIDKSKLKWKSIGGLPTEGSVVFESKSDQITTVNLAITYELPKMIARFMEENILGKMVTNELQANIDRFKELVEKNYKKDFSN, from the coding sequence ATGGGTACCTGGCTAAAACATGACGTAATAACAGTCGTTAATGCGCCGCTTGAAAATGTTTGGAATACATGGAGTGATTTAGACTCAATGTCACTGTGGATGAGCTGGATTGAATCAGTAAAAACAGTTGATGAAGAAACAACGACATTACCAGATTTAACAGAATGGACTTTAGCTGCAAATGGTTTTAAGTTTAAATGGAAAGCTCAAATTACAGAAAGAATTGATAAAAGTAAACTTAAGTGGAAATCTATAGGAGGTTTACCAACTGAAGGATCAGTAGTTTTCGAAAGCAAAAGTGATCAAATAACAACAGTAAATTTAGCAATAACATATGAGCTACCTAAAATGATTGCGCGGTTTATGGAAGAGAATATTTTAGGCAAAATGGTCACTAACGAATTACAGGCTAATATTGATAGATTTAAAGAATTAGTGGAAAAGAATTATAAAAAAGATTTTTCTAACTAA